From a single Lewinella sp. LCG006 genomic region:
- a CDS encoding SNF2-related protein, with translation MPLTPYHAKYYAYELTKRSPSDSIQKLATTLVDAQVDLNPHQVEAALFAFRSPLSKGAILADEVGLGKTIEAGLVISQKWAERKRRILIISPSSLRKQWSQELADKFFIPSVILEAKAFNNEIKAGHLNPFEQDDQIVICSFHFARNKESYLRQTPWDLVVIDEAHKLRNVYKPTNKIGKAIKRALLDTPKILLTATPLQNSLLELYGLVSIIDDYAFGDLNSFKQQYARLDEAAFAELRERLKPLCKRTLRRDVLEYIKYTNRNAILQSFVPYEDEQRLYDLVSVYLQKPNLYALPASQRKLMTLILRKLLASSSYAISGTLQRLLQKLEVIKRQHSNADKDYLDDLETDYEAFDETEDEWYEEEDELLETVHIQYSPEELAEIDAEIRELQVVSQLATSIEQNAKGEALLTALKTGMQAMERQGANQKAIIFTESRRTQAYLQELLERNGYAGRIVQFNGNNDGQRAKQIYKDWLLQHQGTGKISGAKSADQRAALVDYFRKEGSIMIATEAAAEGINLQFCSLLVNYDLPWNPQRIEQRIGRCHRYGQRFDVVVINFLNEANAADRRVYQLLNEKFHLFDGVFGASDEVIGSIESGVDFEKRIADIYQNCRSEQEIQAAFDELQSLMDSHIQERMSVTKQQLLDHFDTEVHEKLRISLEKSRAYLNRYEKWLWQLTRFALQGQAIFNEEGAYAFSLTQAPFEDHKIPTGNYRIGKNIAEDYTYRIGHPLAQRIIQEYQQVELPPATIQFDYSGTPKRIAILESLVGQSGWMKVVNLRIDAFEEEDHVLVCACTETGQWLDEEQASRLLTLSGVVVQDLSAVPAQVLGDLDNRLHHYRKNIIQAHSERNAHFFDEEMGKLEHWAEDIKSSLELELRNLEQEIKTRKAEARKVLNLDEKIAAQRKIKALETKRNQQRRTLFQAQDKVDEQKEQLIDNIEQRMQHELILTELFTIQWNVI, from the coding sequence ATGCCCCTAACCCCCTACCACGCCAAATACTACGCCTACGAACTGACCAAACGCAGCCCCTCGGACAGCATCCAAAAACTGGCGACGACTTTGGTCGATGCCCAAGTCGATCTAAACCCTCATCAGGTGGAGGCGGCATTATTTGCTTTTAGGTCACCCTTGTCGAAGGGAGCAATACTGGCGGATGAAGTAGGTTTAGGTAAAACGATTGAAGCTGGCTTGGTCATTTCTCAGAAATGGGCAGAGCGCAAGCGGCGCATCCTCATCATCAGCCCTTCCAGTTTGCGGAAACAGTGGAGCCAGGAATTAGCGGATAAGTTCTTTATCCCATCGGTCATTCTGGAGGCTAAGGCTTTTAACAACGAGATCAAAGCAGGCCATCTCAATCCCTTCGAGCAGGACGATCAAATTGTCATTTGTTCTTTTCACTTTGCCCGAAATAAGGAAAGTTATCTTCGCCAAACGCCCTGGGACTTGGTGGTGATCGACGAGGCGCACAAACTGCGGAACGTTTACAAGCCCACCAATAAAATTGGGAAGGCCATCAAAAGGGCACTATTGGATACTCCCAAAATCTTACTTACCGCTACTCCTCTACAAAATTCCCTGCTGGAACTCTACGGATTGGTGAGTATCATTGATGACTATGCTTTTGGTGATTTAAATAGCTTTAAACAGCAATATGCCCGCTTGGATGAGGCGGCATTTGCCGAATTGAGAGAACGTCTAAAACCATTGTGCAAGCGCACCCTGAGAAGGGATGTGCTGGAATACATCAAGTACACCAACCGCAACGCCATTTTACAGTCCTTCGTCCCTTACGAGGATGAACAGCGGCTATACGATCTGGTTTCTGTTTACTTGCAAAAGCCCAATCTATACGCACTCCCGGCCAGTCAGCGGAAGCTAATGACGCTAATTCTGCGTAAGCTTTTAGCCTCTTCCAGTTATGCTATTTCAGGTACGCTTCAAAGGCTGTTACAAAAACTGGAGGTCATCAAACGGCAACATAGTAATGCTGATAAGGACTATCTAGATGATCTCGAAACAGATTACGAGGCTTTCGATGAGACGGAAGACGAATGGTACGAGGAAGAAGATGAGCTTCTCGAAACAGTCCATATTCAGTATAGCCCCGAAGAATTAGCCGAGATTGACGCAGAGATTAGGGAACTCCAGGTTGTCAGCCAATTGGCTACTTCTATTGAGCAAAATGCTAAAGGAGAGGCACTGCTAACGGCACTCAAGACGGGTATGCAAGCCATGGAGCGCCAAGGGGCCAATCAGAAAGCGATCATCTTTACGGAATCGCGCCGAACCCAGGCTTACCTTCAGGAGCTATTAGAGCGCAACGGCTACGCCGGACGCATCGTGCAATTCAATGGTAACAATGACGGACAGCGTGCCAAACAAATTTATAAAGATTGGCTCCTCCAGCATCAAGGAACAGGGAAGATCTCCGGCGCGAAATCTGCTGATCAAAGGGCGGCACTCGTGGATTATTTTCGGAAAGAGGGTTCTATTATGATTGCCACTGAAGCTGCCGCCGAAGGCATTAATCTTCAGTTCTGTTCTTTGCTGGTCAATTATGATCTGCCTTGGAATCCGCAACGGATTGAACAGCGTATCGGGCGCTGCCACCGTTACGGACAGCGTTTCGATGTGGTCGTCATTAACTTCCTGAACGAAGCCAATGCCGCAGACCGAAGAGTATATCAATTGCTCAACGAGAAATTTCACCTTTTTGATGGTGTCTTTGGTGCCAGTGACGAAGTGATTGGCAGCATTGAATCAGGCGTAGATTTTGAAAAACGTATTGCGGATATTTATCAGAACTGCCGTAGCGAACAAGAAATTCAAGCGGCTTTTGATGAACTACAATCACTCATGGATTCCCATATTCAGGAGCGTATGAGCGTTACCAAACAACAGCTCTTGGATCATTTTGATACGGAAGTACACGAAAAGCTACGAATTAGCTTAGAGAAAAGTCGTGCCTATCTAAATCGCTACGAAAAATGGCTGTGGCAACTAACTCGCTTTGCACTACAAGGTCAAGCCATCTTTAACGAGGAGGGGGCTTATGCTTTTTCGCTCACGCAAGCACCTTTTGAGGATCATAAGATACCTACGGGGAATTACCGGATTGGTAAAAACATTGCCGAGGATTATACTTATCGTATCGGGCACCCTTTAGCCCAACGTATTATTCAGGAATACCAGCAAGTAGAACTACCTCCCGCTACTATCCAGTTTGATTACTCAGGTACCCCCAAGCGCATAGCCATTCTAGAATCTCTGGTTGGGCAATCCGGTTGGATGAAGGTAGTCAACTTGCGGATTGACGCTTTTGAAGAGGAAGACCATGTGTTAGTTTGTGCCTGTACGGAAACTGGCCAGTGGTTGGACGAAGAACAAGCCTCTCGTTTGCTTACGCTCTCAGGAGTGGTGGTGCAGGATTTAAGTGCTGTTCCTGCCCAAGTGCTTGGTGATTTAGATAATCGGTTGCATCATTACCGGAAAAATATCATACAAGCTCATAGTGAACGAAATGCGCACTTTTTCGATGAAGAGATGGGTAAATTAGAACACTGGGCCGAAGACATAAAGAGCAGTCTGGAGCTTGAATTGCGCAACCTTGAACAGGAAATCAAGACCCGTAAAGCAGAAGCACGGAAGGTGTTGAACCTGGATGAAAAGATAGCCGCACAAAGGAAAATCAAAGCCCTTGAAACCAAGCGCAATCAACAGCGTCGAACATTATTTCAAGCACAGGACAAAGTGGATGAGCAAAAAGAACAGTTGATTGACAATATTGAACAGCGGATGCAGCACGAACTTATCCTAACTGAACTATTCACAATTCAATGGAATGTTATTTGA
- a CDS encoding type II toxin-antitoxin system RelE/ParE family toxin yields MIISFSDKTLKKVANDDRKLVKKYGQRRADLIKRRLDALRAVDTLEEARHLPGNFHELTGDRKGQWACNLDHPYRLIFVPHEDPIPTDEDGKYIWIEIKGVDVTEIVDYH; encoded by the coding sequence ATGATTATATCATTTAGTGATAAAACCCTTAAAAAGGTAGCCAACGATGACCGAAAACTAGTTAAGAAGTACGGGCAGCGAAGGGCCGATCTCATCAAGCGGCGCTTAGATGCGCTACGCGCTGTCGACACACTGGAAGAAGCTAGGCACTTACCCGGCAACTTTCACGAACTCACGGGTGACCGCAAAGGTCAATGGGCGTGTAACCTGGATCACCCTTACCGACTCATCTTCGTACCCCACGAAGACCCGATACCAACCGACGAAGACGGAAAGTACATTTGGATTGAGATTAAAGGTGTTGATGTCACGGAAATCGTAGACTACCACTAA
- a CDS encoding HigA family addiction module antitoxin codes for MAIMKQEYQPQTVTHPGEDLREKLEELQMSPKEFAVRCGKPTQTISEVMNGKSAITPDMAIQFESVLQIPASYWLQRQYHYDEAVARNNRQAIIIEAVPWARAFPYAEMAKKGWLPVTRKAEEKAEALLEYFGIARAGAWENFYIKKELKASFRISLAHSKTPHALSAWLRQGDIQARDIDAPEYSAKKLKVILPELKAIMAAHPPDFFAQAQALCLTVGVKVVFTPCLPKAPINGVARWIDNNTTPLIQLSSRYKRNDIFWFSFFHELGHILLHGKKDVFLENVDYEGVDKEKETEADDFAVKWTLSEKEEAEVLAAVEYLDEDAVLAFAEKFGTHPAIIIGRLQYKNILDHTDGRQFIVKLDWESTDC; via the coding sequence ATGGCAATCATGAAGCAAGAATATCAACCACAAACTGTAACGCACCCCGGGGAAGACCTGCGCGAAAAGTTGGAGGAGCTGCAAATGTCTCCCAAGGAATTCGCCGTGCGTTGTGGTAAACCGACGCAAACCATTTCGGAAGTGATGAACGGCAAGAGTGCGATCACGCCTGATATGGCTATACAATTTGAAAGTGTACTTCAAATTCCAGCAAGTTACTGGCTACAACGTCAGTATCACTATGATGAGGCCGTAGCACGTAATAATCGCCAAGCTATCATTATAGAAGCAGTGCCTTGGGCAAGAGCGTTTCCGTATGCGGAGATGGCTAAGAAAGGCTGGCTACCGGTAACCCGTAAAGCCGAAGAAAAAGCCGAAGCGCTGCTGGAGTATTTCGGTATTGCCCGTGCAGGAGCCTGGGAGAATTTCTACATAAAAAAGGAATTGAAAGCATCCTTCCGCATTTCACTCGCTCATTCCAAGACGCCTCATGCCTTAAGTGCATGGTTAAGACAGGGAGATATTCAAGCCCGAGACATAGATGCACCTGAGTATTCTGCTAAAAAACTGAAAGTGATCCTGCCAGAACTGAAAGCGATTATGGCTGCCCATCCGCCTGATTTCTTTGCGCAGGCGCAAGCCTTGTGCTTAACGGTTGGTGTTAAGGTTGTCTTTACGCCTTGTCTACCCAAAGCACCAATCAATGGGGTGGCACGGTGGATTGATAATAATACGACTCCGCTCATCCAGCTCTCTTCTCGCTATAAGCGTAACGATATTTTCTGGTTTTCCTTCTTTCACGAACTGGGGCATATTCTGCTACACGGCAAGAAAGATGTCTTCTTGGAAAATGTTGATTACGAAGGGGTAGACAAGGAAAAAGAAACCGAAGCGGATGACTTTGCCGTAAAGTGGACGCTCTCCGAAAAGGAAGAAGCTGAAGTACTGGCCGCCGTAGAATATTTGGATGAAGACGCAGTACTAGCATTCGCCGAAAAGTTCGGTACCCACCCCGCCATTATCATTGGCCGCTTGCAATACAAGAATATACTCGATCATACTGATGGAAGACAATTCATTGTGAAACTGGACTGGGAAAGTACCGACTGCTAG
- a CDS encoding site-specific DNA-methyltransferase: protein MKQNNKQRLELTWIGKGEEPRLEPRILIEDESKSYGDPKAENMLIHGDNLLALKALEQDYAGKVKCIYIDPPYNTGSAFEHYDDGLEHSQWLNLIVPRLKILRRLLTEDGSIWISIDDNECHYLKIICDEIFGRSNFKTMITWQRKYSVSNNFKGIATICDYVLVYSKTDQFQNNLLPRTKESQARYSNPDNDPRGPWKAVDYLNQASPEKRPNLCYDIINPNTGEVIKNKNKAWKYDPTTHQKHIDENRLWWGVNGSNTVPAVKLFLSEVRDGMTPHNWWTHQEVGHTDEAKKENISLFGARNTFGTPKPERLIKRIIDLSSNEGDLVLDSFLGSATTTAVAHKMNRRWIGIELGEHAYTHCQPRLQKVVDGLDEGGITKTVNWEGGGGFKFYELAPSLLKKDDFGNWVIDPSYNADRLAAAMAKHQGYDYRPDEQFFWKQGQSTEKDYIFTTTQFVTVELIDKIHEQMQEDESLLICCKSYQEVVETRHPNINIHKIPVMLLGRCEFGKEDYSLNIINMPTDEAAEPFVPAARKLEEEKRQAEEQRPGAQKKLF, encoded by the coding sequence ATGAAACAAAACAATAAACAACGCCTCGAACTCACCTGGATCGGTAAAGGGGAAGAACCCCGCCTGGAGCCGCGCATCCTCATTGAAGATGAAAGCAAGTCTTATGGTGATCCCAAGGCAGAGAATATGCTGATTCATGGGGATAATCTGCTGGCATTGAAAGCGCTAGAGCAAGATTATGCGGGGAAGGTAAAGTGCATTTATATTGATCCGCCTTACAATACAGGCAGTGCTTTTGAGCATTATGATGATGGTTTAGAGCATTCGCAGTGGTTGAATCTAATTGTGCCGAGGCTAAAGATTCTAAGAAGGCTTCTTACCGAAGATGGATCTATTTGGATTTCAATAGATGACAATGAATGTCATTATCTTAAGATTATTTGTGATGAAATTTTCGGGAGGTCGAATTTTAAAACAATGATCACTTGGCAGAGAAAGTACAGTGTGAGCAATAACTTTAAAGGAATTGCTACAATCTGTGACTATGTTCTAGTCTACTCAAAAACCGACCAATTTCAAAACAACTTACTTCCAAGAACCAAGGAATCACAAGCGAGGTATTCAAACCCTGACAACGATCCAAGGGGCCCATGGAAGGCTGTGGATTACCTTAATCAAGCATCTCCTGAAAAAAGACCGAACCTTTGTTACGATATAATAAACCCGAACACAGGAGAAGTAATCAAGAACAAAAACAAGGCATGGAAGTACGACCCTACCACTCACCAAAAGCATATTGACGAAAATCGGCTGTGGTGGGGAGTAAACGGTAGTAATACAGTACCGGCGGTAAAATTATTTTTATCGGAGGTAAGAGATGGAATGACTCCACATAATTGGTGGACTCACCAGGAAGTAGGACATACAGATGAAGCCAAAAAGGAGAATATTAGTCTATTTGGTGCAAGGAATACATTTGGAACTCCCAAACCAGAAAGGTTAATAAAGCGCATTATCGATCTTTCAAGTAATGAAGGAGACTTAGTACTTGATTCTTTTCTTGGATCGGCAACTACAACAGCCGTTGCCCACAAAATGAACCGTCGTTGGATTGGGATTGAACTAGGCGAACATGCCTATACTCACTGCCAACCTCGTTTACAAAAAGTAGTCGATGGCCTGGACGAAGGCGGTATTACTAAGACTGTCAACTGGGAAGGCGGTGGAGGCTTCAAATTCTATGAGCTGGCTCCTTCCTTGCTTAAGAAGGACGACTTCGGCAATTGGGTGATTGACCCCAGTTATAATGCGGATAGATTAGCGGCAGCAATGGCCAAGCATCAGGGCTATGATTATCGTCCCGATGAGCAGTTTTTCTGGAAGCAGGGACAGTCTACAGAAAAGGACTACATTTTTACCACCACCCAATTCGTGACCGTAGAGCTGATCGATAAAATCCATGAGCAGATGCAAGAAGATGAAAGTCTACTGATCTGCTGCAAATCTTACCAGGAGGTGGTCGAGACACGCCATCCCAATATCAACATTCACAAAATACCGGTAATGCTGCTGGGGAGGTGCGAGTTTGGCAAGGAAGACTACAGCCTGAATATCATCAATATGCCTACCGACGAGGCGGCGGAACCTTTTGTGCCCGCTGCACGTAAACTGGAAGAGGAAAAACGGCAAGCAGAGGAACAACGTCCTGGTGCACAAAAGAAACTCTTTTGA
- a CDS encoding DEAD/DEAH box helicase — protein sequence MNKNANYIKNRLSLRKPQEESLRILAEMADQLRLDKINDAALLAEELEKVTARYPTSTDFERNFPSLCFALATGVGKTRLAGAFVAYLYLEKGIRNFFILAPNLTIYNKLIEDFSNPAHPKYVFQGIGQFVNQAPRIITGDNYQEIAQTALFESDLNINVFNISKINSETRGGSTPNIRKMVEYLGEPYFDYLSGLDDLVMIMDESHHYRAARGMEVLNELNPIIGLELTATPQIERGNQTVKFKNVVYEYSLARAIQDGFVKTPAIATRKDFDPSQYSKEELDRIKLEDGLRIHEDTKVALDIFARDNNVKTVKPFVLVVAKDTPHASRLKALIESSAFFDGYYADKVIEIHSNQRGSEKDENIAQLVSLESEHNRVEIVIHVNMLKEGWDVTNLYTIIPLRTAASMTLREQTIGRGLRLPYGKRTGDEKVDRLTIVAHDRFQEIVDAANAPDSIIRQENIIQIDEEDLGQRKEVVTATSLVEKKNYELEQRITTLDEPEAQKLATQELEARRTLLTVLPEMNRTVRSVQELSQAETRKIVIQKVREQLTASPQQQMFVEERIREVEAVYDQVIEDFTEHFIEIPRISIVPDEQVRHGFRDFDLDTGKLNLQPGENKIMIRELQSGIIEIIDASGQRVQFDTVENMIVGELINFAEIDYDEQAGFLFKLAGQAVAHFRSYLDEDDKIINVVQNNKRLIGKYIHTQMMDHFYYEAPDFQEPVINVRAFTEIRPHNYTKYTQDNIHDLRDTIVPTSAIRMKVFTGFTKACHHLYKFDSKTEKDFAIICEQDDYCLKWLRPAQAQFRIYYRHNSRLYQPDFVVETPETIYMVETKKENEMESQDVLDKARAAEEYCKHASTFTGQHGGKNWVYVLIPHGVVQVNMGLERLVGQYGQ from the coding sequence ATGAATAAAAACGCGAATTACATCAAAAACCGCCTCTCTCTTCGCAAACCGCAGGAGGAAAGTCTCCGCATTTTAGCGGAAATGGCGGATCAGCTTAGGCTTGATAAAATCAATGATGCTGCTTTACTGGCCGAGGAACTCGAAAAGGTAACAGCACGTTATCCCACTAGTACAGACTTTGAGCGGAATTTTCCTTCGCTCTGCTTTGCTCTAGCTACAGGCGTAGGGAAGACCCGGCTGGCGGGTGCTTTTGTCGCTTACCTTTATCTGGAAAAGGGCATCCGTAATTTCTTCATCCTTGCTCCCAATCTGACCATCTACAATAAGCTGATCGAAGACTTTTCTAATCCTGCTCATCCGAAATACGTGTTTCAGGGGATTGGACAGTTCGTGAATCAGGCTCCGCGCATTATTACCGGCGATAACTATCAGGAAATCGCTCAGACAGCGCTTTTTGAGTCCGACCTGAATATCAATGTCTTCAATATCTCCAAGATCAACTCAGAAACGCGGGGTGGGAGTACGCCTAATATCCGCAAAATGGTGGAATACCTGGGCGAGCCTTACTTTGATTACCTATCTGGCCTGGATGATCTGGTAATGATCATGGACGAGTCGCACCACTATCGCGCCGCCCGTGGTATGGAGGTACTCAACGAACTCAATCCAATCATAGGCTTAGAATTGACCGCTACCCCGCAAATAGAGCGGGGAAATCAGACCGTCAAATTTAAGAACGTCGTCTACGAATATTCCCTGGCACGTGCCATACAGGATGGCTTCGTCAAGACCCCGGCCATTGCCACCCGCAAAGACTTTGACCCGAGTCAGTATTCGAAGGAGGAGCTGGATCGGATTAAATTGGAAGACGGTCTACGCATCCACGAAGACACCAAAGTAGCCTTGGATATTTTTGCTCGTGACAACAATGTCAAAACCGTCAAGCCCTTCGTGCTGGTCGTTGCCAAGGATACGCCTCATGCTTCACGGCTGAAAGCACTCATTGAATCGTCTGCCTTTTTTGATGGCTACTATGCCGATAAGGTGATTGAAATCCACTCTAATCAGCGTGGATCGGAGAAGGATGAGAACATTGCTCAGTTGGTTTCTCTGGAAAGCGAGCACAATCGAGTGGAGATCGTCATCCACGTCAACATGCTTAAAGAGGGCTGGGACGTTACCAACCTTTATACGATTATCCCTCTACGTACCGCCGCTTCCATGACGCTGCGCGAGCAGACTATTGGTCGAGGTTTACGCCTACCTTACGGTAAGCGTACAGGAGACGAAAAGGTAGACCGCCTCACCATCGTTGCACACGACCGTTTTCAGGAAATTGTAGACGCGGCCAATGCACCGGATTCAATCATCCGCCAAGAGAACATCATCCAGATTGATGAAGAAGACCTAGGTCAGCGCAAAGAAGTAGTGACCGCTACTTCGCTTGTTGAAAAGAAAAACTACGAGCTGGAGCAACGTATTACTACCCTTGATGAACCCGAAGCGCAAAAGCTGGCTACTCAAGAGTTGGAGGCTCGTAGAACGCTACTTACCGTGCTCCCCGAGATGAATCGTACAGTGCGCAGTGTGCAGGAATTAAGCCAAGCAGAGACCCGGAAGATCGTTATCCAAAAGGTTCGCGAACAACTTACTGCTAGTCCCCAGCAGCAAATGTTCGTAGAGGAGCGGATCAGGGAGGTCGAAGCCGTTTATGATCAAGTGATTGAAGACTTTACCGAGCACTTCATCGAGATTCCGCGTATTAGCATTGTCCCTGATGAGCAAGTCCGGCACGGCTTCCGCGACTTTGATCTGGACACCGGCAAGCTAAACCTCCAGCCCGGCGAAAACAAGATCATGATCCGCGAGCTGCAAAGCGGCATCATTGAGATCATCGACGCTTCTGGCCAACGGGTACAGTTCGATACCGTAGAAAATATGATCGTTGGCGAACTCATCAACTTCGCCGAAATCGACTACGATGAGCAGGCAGGCTTTCTGTTTAAGTTAGCAGGGCAGGCGGTCGCTCATTTTCGTTCCTACCTGGATGAAGACGACAAGATCATCAATGTAGTGCAGAACAATAAGCGGCTAATTGGCAAGTACATCCACACGCAAATGATGGATCACTTCTACTACGAAGCACCCGATTTTCAGGAACCCGTCATCAATGTTCGTGCCTTCACGGAAATAAGACCCCATAACTATACCAAATACACGCAGGACAACATCCACGATCTGCGCGATACCATTGTACCCACAAGTGCTATTCGGATGAAGGTGTTCACCGGCTTCACCAAAGCCTGTCACCACCTTTATAAGTTTGACTCCAAGACAGAAAAAGACTTTGCCATCATCTGTGAGCAAGATGACTACTGCCTGAAGTGGCTACGTCCCGCGCAAGCGCAGTTCCGTATTTATTACCGCCATAATTCTCGCCTGTACCAGCCTGACTTCGTCGTCGAAACCCCAGAGACGATCTACATGGTGGAGACCAAAAAAGAAAACGAGATGGAGAGCCAGGATGTGCTGGATAAGGCGCGCGCAGCGGAGGAATATTGTAAGCACGCTTCTACCTTTACCGGTCAGCACGGCGGTAAAAACTGGGTTTATGTGCTCATCCCACACGGGGTGGTGCAGGTAAATATGGGGCTGGAGCGATTGGTGGGGCAGTATGGGCAGTAG
- a CDS encoding DUF262 domain-containing protein, which yields MKSANKEILSSFFTNNYQYMIPFFQRSYVWSEENWQLFWENIEEELESFNRQEKSEHFIGTIITKQLTSDNFSTQPMELIDGQQRLTTVSLILKAIADTADGTYPKLKEQTDQLIKFQDTKGDTFLRLRHSKIDSKYFDAVMLGRDFSDLDNKHHPIILGYQFFKNRLKDFSDEQRDNLKNMLLNRFPVISMLLEERDDEQEIFDTINSLGVRLTIGELLKNYIFRDEELKEHYQEHWYKVFEADESTIQFWETTKTAGRVQRTNLELLLYCFLIIETGSEVRLEKLYKEYKKYLKDRSNDEKIAFLVNLKNYAADYQQFPAGTELNEISFSEHEKRLFHIIEYLEITTVYPLLLFLYRQVQDAAEKEKCLLLLESYLVRRMVCKLTSKNYNRLFIGLINNLKKVARLDYNAFEECIKDFSEDTNRMPDDDEFRRGFLDSYLYNKYAREVLYCIALYQLDNNYSDVRKLSAQSYSVEHMMPKKWEENWLDKDMTEAEKDIRHRKLKTLGNLTLVTKALNSKLKNFAWANKRSILKEYSLLTLTSKYLELEEWDEDQISARGDTLAELALKIWRR from the coding sequence ATGAAAAGTGCGAATAAAGAAATCCTATCTTCCTTCTTCACCAACAACTACCAGTATATGATCCCATTCTTCCAAAGGTCATATGTATGGAGTGAAGAAAACTGGCAGTTATTTTGGGAGAACATTGAAGAAGAGTTGGAGTCATTTAATCGCCAAGAAAAAAGCGAACATTTCATTGGCACCATAATCACCAAGCAATTAACCTCCGACAACTTCAGTACGCAGCCGATGGAGTTGATAGACGGTCAGCAAAGACTTACGACGGTCTCTCTTATTCTTAAAGCGATTGCTGATACTGCTGATGGCACTTATCCGAAGCTCAAAGAGCAGACTGATCAGTTGATCAAATTTCAGGATACCAAAGGGGATACATTTCTCCGATTGCGTCACAGTAAGATCGATTCCAAATATTTTGATGCCGTCATGTTAGGCAGGGACTTCAGTGACCTTGATAATAAACACCATCCCATCATTCTTGGTTATCAATTTTTCAAAAATCGACTAAAGGACTTTTCGGATGAACAGCGTGACAACCTCAAGAATATGCTCCTCAACCGTTTTCCCGTTATCAGTATGTTGCTGGAAGAGAGGGATGATGAACAGGAAATCTTTGATACGATTAATTCACTTGGAGTTCGCTTAACAATTGGAGAGCTACTTAAGAACTACATCTTTCGTGATGAAGAGTTAAAAGAGCATTATCAAGAACACTGGTACAAAGTATTTGAAGCAGACGAAAGTACAATCCAGTTCTGGGAAACCACTAAAACTGCTGGACGGGTTCAACGAACGAACTTAGAACTTCTGCTTTACTGCTTTCTCATAATCGAAACAGGGTCTGAGGTTCGACTAGAAAAACTCTACAAAGAATACAAAAAGTACCTGAAGGACAGGTCAAATGACGAGAAGATCGCCTTTTTGGTTAACCTGAAAAACTACGCGGCCGACTATCAACAGTTTCCGGCAGGGACCGAACTCAATGAGATAAGTTTCAGCGAACATGAGAAGCGGCTATTCCACATAATAGAGTACCTCGAAATTACGACCGTTTATCCTCTCTTGCTCTTTTTATATCGACAGGTTCAGGATGCTGCTGAAAAAGAAAAATGCCTGCTCCTTTTGGAGTCTTATCTGGTAAGGCGGATGGTTTGTAAGTTAACCTCCAAGAACTATAATCGCTTGTTTATAGGGCTTATAAATAACCTCAAAAAGGTAGCTCGTTTAGACTATAATGCGTTCGAGGAATGCATTAAAGACTTCAGTGAAGATACAAATCGAATGCCCGATGATGATGAATTCAGACGGGGTTTCCTAGACAGTTACCTATATAACAAGTACGCGAGGGAAGTCCTGTACTGCATAGCGCTCTACCAACTCGACAATAACTACTCGGACGTAAGGAAATTAAGTGCTCAGTCTTATTCTGTAGAACACATGATGCCTAAAAAGTGGGAAGAAAATTGGCTTGATAAGGATATGACCGAAGCGGAAAAAGACATTCGGCACCGAAAGCTTAAGACGCTAGGGAATCTTACCCTTGTGACCAAAGCACTAAACAGTAAACTCAAGAATTTTGCCTGGGCTAACAAACGCAGCATACTTAAAGAATACTCGCTTCTCACTCTAACCAGTAAATATCTAGAACTTGAAGAGTGGGATGAAGATCAGATTTCAGCAAGAGGTGACACACTGGCTGAATTAGCGCTTAAAATCTGGAGACGGTAA